One Solanum lycopersicum chromosome 2, SLM_r2.1 genomic region harbors:
- the LOC101248069 gene encoding transcription initiation factor TFIID subunit 13 isoform X3 — protein sequence MNNSSAGPSSKARVGASQPSESSLKRKRGMFQKDLQHMMYGFGDDSNPLPETVSLVEDIVVDDVTDMDLPKLNQCTELLSMNEELKQARKAFEVDKEKLASHQ from the exons atgaacAACTCTTCTGCAGGGCCATCCTCAAAAGCTAGAGTAGGAGCATCACAACCTTCAGAAAGTTCACTTAAGAGGAAACGTGGCATGTTTCAGAAAGATT TGCAACACATGATGTATGGTTTTGGAGATGATAGCAAT CCACTTCCAGAAACTGTGTCACTTGTTGAAGACATCGTGGTGGATGATGTCACTGATATG GACTTGCCGAAACTTAACCAGTGTACAGAACTGTTGTCCATGAATGAGGAGCTGAAACAAGCTCGGAAGGCTTTCGAGGTCGATAAAGAGAAATTGGCTTCACATCAGTGA
- the LOC101246794 gene encoding meiosis-specific protein ASY3-like, protein MSASKSSARKRVSEPQIPKSESKRRASAVEDDFDAEISDDIKGIMTALKQIREKAQQDGLKKKEETISSVTSEVKSKIDELKLKLEKDRQGFAKALSKSSKECENLLKNETAKFQSIYEKFNKEKATHLQSLRDTISKYEEEKERLFMRYEQLRKKEKSMISDLEQDSKKRISELEESLKKKKQDDKAFSFLRKTLGSFLDNASDEDFPPDD, encoded by the exons ATGTCGGCGTCAAAATCAAGCGCAAGGAAAAGAGTTTCGGAGCCGCAAATACCAAAATCGGAGAGCAAAAGGCGAGCTAGCGCCGTCGAAGATGATTTCGATGCTGAGATCTCAGA TGATATCAAAGGGATTATGACGGCGTTAAAGCAGATAAGAGAGAAGGCACAACAAGACGGtctgaagaagaaagaagaaaccaTCTCTAG CGTGACTTCAGAAGTCAAGTCAAAGATCGATGAGCTGAAATTAAAACTTGAGAAAGACAG GCAAGGTTTTGCGAAGGCACTGTCCAAGAGCTCAAAAGAG TGTGAGAACCTGCTAAAGAATGAAACTGCAAAGTTCCAATCCATTTATGAGAAGTTCAACAAGGAGAAAGCTACACATCTGCAGTCTCTCAGAG ATACTATATCCAAATATGAGGAGGAAAAGGAAAGACTATTCATGCGATATGAGCAACTAA GGAAGAAAGAGAAGAGCATGATATCTGATCTTGAGCAAGACTCTAAAAAACGAATTTCTGAACTAGAGGAGTCGCTGAAGAAAAAGAAGCAG GATGATAAAGCATTCAGTTTTCTGAGAAAAACTCTTGGTTCATTTCTGGATAATGCCTCAGATGAGGACTTCCCACCTGATGATTGA
- the LOC101248069 gene encoding transcription initiation factor TFIID subunit 13 isoform X2, with protein MNNSSAGPSSKARVGASQPSESSLKRKRGMFQKDLQHMMYGFGDDSNPLPETVSLVEDIVVDDVTDMTISPEEDTMEKILAMMTNLCQKVEKIENEVQVLIETFKNQQHDGARR; from the exons atgaacAACTCTTCTGCAGGGCCATCCTCAAAAGCTAGAGTAGGAGCATCACAACCTTCAGAAAGTTCACTTAAGAGGAAACGTGGCATGTTTCAGAAAGATT TGCAACACATGATGTATGGTTTTGGAGATGATAGCAAT CCACTTCCAGAAACTGTGTCACTTGTTGAAGACATCGTGGTGGATGATGTCACTGATATG ACTATCTCTCCAGAAGAAGATACAATGGAGAAAATACTAGCTATGATGACAAACCTTTGTCAAAAGGTGGAGAAGATAGAAAACGAAGTACAAGTATTAATAGAAACATTTAAAAACCAGCAGCATGACGGAGCTAGAAGGTGA
- the LOC101248737 gene encoding uncharacterized protein isoform X2 has translation MEEKLSHIENQQLDDDEEEDEGPPPGFDSLAVPSQNTNVVIDEDDDEGPPPGWPSIPQQHNLQTTDVEMGSKEHKSEDDEDGPPPGWNTVISQKKSPSSPPTLEAVICDIEMEKKEEIIKNEDNGPPPIWQLTPKLPALQTSTPPSWTQGASLEDIEMEKKEEAVEDEDNGPPPGWQLTPQLLPLQTSTPPSGIQGAPLADVEMASNQDCDVEKEGHPLGSPTPPLQSSSPVASSEMDMGRKQEGTKNEEERPPSEKQPMSHLVQMKPIVPQASSHAATVSSELGQMVCGGCQQLLSYSQGAKLVKCSCCQTVNLVLEAHEVGQVKCGGCAVLLMYPYGAPSVRCSSCRHMTKIWAHNRRPPQSVQQPRRRHPSYQVH, from the exons atggaagaaaagtTGAGCCACATCGAAAATCAGCAAttagatgatgatgaagaagaagatgagggTCCACCGCCTGGTTTCGACTCTTTAGCTGTACCATCGCAAAACACCAATGTCGTCatagatgaagatgatgatgaaggACCACCTCCAGGTTGGCCATCAATTCCTCAGCAACACAACCTCCAG ACTACTGATGTAGAGATGGGGAGCAAAGAACACAAATCGGAAGATGATGAAGATGGTCCGCCACCTGGGTGGAACACTGTAATCTCACAGAAAAAATCGCCATCTTCACCGCCAACCCTAGAAGCAGTTATTTGTG ATATAGAAAtggagaagaaagaagaaatcattaaaaatgaAGATAATGGTCCACCGCCGATATGGCAGTTGACCCCTAAACTGCCAGCGCTACAAACATCTACACCACCATCATGGACACAAGGAGCTTCTCTTGAAG ATATAGAAATGGAGAAGAAAGAGGAAGCCGTTGAAGATGAAGATAATGGTCCACCGCCAGGATGGCAATTGACCCCTCAACTACTGCCTCTACAGACATCTACACCACCATCAGGGATACAAGGAGCGCCTCTTGCTG ACGTTGAAATGGCGAGCAACCAGGACTGTGATGTTGAAAAGGAAGGACATCCACTGGGATCGCCTACACCACCACTGCAGTCGTCATCACCGGTTGCTTCTTCTG AAATGGATATGGGTCGCAAACAAGAAGGCACAAAGAATGAGGAGGAAAGGCCCCCAAGTGAAAAGCAACCAATGTCGCATTTAGTACAGATGAAACCTATAGTACCTCAAGCCTCATCACATGCTGCAACAGTTTCTTCCG AACTGGGTCAGATGGTATGTGGTGGTTGCCAACAGTTACTTTCTTATTCACAAGGGGCTAAATTGGTGAAGTGTTCATGCTGCCAGACCGTCAATCTTGTGCTAGAAG CTCATGAGGTTGGACAAGTTAAGTGTGGGGGTTGTGCAGTGCTGCTCATGTATCCGTATGGGGCGCCATCAGTTAGATGTTCATCTTGTCGTCACATGACAAAAATTTGG GCCCACAACAGACGACCTCCTCAGTCAGTGCAACAGCCTCGAAGAAGACATCCTTCCTACCAAGTTCATTAG
- the LOC101248737 gene encoding uncharacterized protein isoform X3, protein MGSKEHKSEDDEDGPPPGWNTVISQKKSPSSPPTLEAVICDIEMEKKEEIIKNEDNGPPPIWQLTPKLPALQTSTPPSWTQGASLEDIEMEKKEEAVEDEDNGPPPGWQLTPQLLPLQTSTPPSGIQGAPLAAFVDVEMASNQDCDVEKEGHPLGSPTPPLQSSSPVASSEMDMGRKQEGTKNEEERPPSEKQPMSHLVQMKPIVPQASSHAATVSSELGQMVCGGCQQLLSYSQGAKLVKCSCCQTVNLVLEAHEVGQVKCGGCAVLLMYPYGAPSVRCSSCRHMTKIWAHNRRPPQSVQQPRRRHPSYQVH, encoded by the exons ATGGGGAGCAAAGAACACAAATCGGAAGATGATGAAGATGGTCCGCCACCTGGGTGGAACACTGTAATCTCACAGAAAAAATCGCCATCTTCACCGCCAACCCTAGAAGCAGTTATTTGTG ATATAGAAAtggagaagaaagaagaaatcattaaaaatgaAGATAATGGTCCACCGCCGATATGGCAGTTGACCCCTAAACTGCCAGCGCTACAAACATCTACACCACCATCATGGACACAAGGAGCTTCTCTTGAAG ATATAGAAATGGAGAAGAAAGAGGAAGCCGTTGAAGATGAAGATAATGGTCCACCGCCAGGATGGCAATTGACCCCTCAACTACTGCCTCTACAGACATCTACACCACCATCAGGGATACAAGGAGCGCCTCTTGCTG CTTTTGTAGACGTTGAAATGGCGAGCAACCAGGACTGTGATGTTGAAAAGGAAGGACATCCACTGGGATCGCCTACACCACCACTGCAGTCGTCATCACCGGTTGCTTCTTCTG AAATGGATATGGGTCGCAAACAAGAAGGCACAAAGAATGAGGAGGAAAGGCCCCCAAGTGAAAAGCAACCAATGTCGCATTTAGTACAGATGAAACCTATAGTACCTCAAGCCTCATCACATGCTGCAACAGTTTCTTCCG AACTGGGTCAGATGGTATGTGGTGGTTGCCAACAGTTACTTTCTTATTCACAAGGGGCTAAATTGGTGAAGTGTTCATGCTGCCAGACCGTCAATCTTGTGCTAGAAG CTCATGAGGTTGGACAAGTTAAGTGTGGGGGTTGTGCAGTGCTGCTCATGTATCCGTATGGGGCGCCATCAGTTAGATGTTCATCTTGTCGTCACATGACAAAAATTTGG GCCCACAACAGACGACCTCCTCAGTCAGTGCAACAGCCTCGAAGAAGACATCCTTCCTACCAAGTTCATTAG
- the LOC101248069 gene encoding transcription initiation factor TFIID subunit 13 isoform X1, giving the protein MNNSSAGPSSKARVGASQPSESSLKRKRGMFQKDLQHMMYGFGDDSNPLPETVSLVEDIVVDDVTDMVHKAQDIASKRGKLLTEDFLFLIRKDLPKLNQCTELLSMNEELKQARKAFEVDKEKLASHQ; this is encoded by the exons atgaacAACTCTTCTGCAGGGCCATCCTCAAAAGCTAGAGTAGGAGCATCACAACCTTCAGAAAGTTCACTTAAGAGGAAACGTGGCATGTTTCAGAAAGATT TGCAACACATGATGTATGGTTTTGGAGATGATAGCAAT CCACTTCCAGAAACTGTGTCACTTGTTGAAGACATCGTGGTGGATGATGTCACTGATATG GTGCACAAAGCTCAGGATATTGCATCCAAAAGGGGGAAGCTTTTGACCGAGGACTTTCTGTTCTTAATTAGAAAG GACTTGCCGAAACTTAACCAGTGTACAGAACTGTTGTCCATGAATGAGGAGCTGAAACAAGCTCGGAAGGCTTTCGAGGTCGATAAAGAGAAATTGGCTTCACATCAGTGA
- the RPB2 gene encoding DNA-directed RNA polymerase II subunit RPB2, whose protein sequence is MDMEDEYEPQYNVDDDEEEITQEDAWAVISAYFEEKGLVRQQLDSFDEFIQNTMQEIVDESADIEIRPESQHNPGHQSDFAETIYKINFGQIYLSKPMMTESDGETATLFPKAARLRNLTYSAPLYVDVTKRVIKKGHDGEEVTETQDFTKVFIGKVPIMLRSSYCTLYQNSEKDLTELGECPLDQGGYFIINGSEKVLIAQEKMSTNHVYVFKKRQPNKYAFVAEVRSMADTQNRPPSTMFVRMLSRTSAKGGSSGQYIRATLPYIRTEIPIIIVFRALGFVADKDILEHICYDFNDTQMMELLRPSLEEAFVIQNQQVALDYIGKRGATVGVTREKRIKYAKEILQKEMLPHVGVGEYCETKKAYYFGYIIHRLLLCALGRRAEDDRDHYGNKRLDLAGPLLGGLFRMLFRKLTRDVRGYVQKCVDNGKDVNLQFAIKAKTITSGLKYSLATGNWGQANAAGTRAGVSQVLNRLTYASTLSHLRRLNSPIGREGKLAKPRQLHNSQWGMMCPAETPEGQACGLVKNLALMVYITVGSAAYPILEFLEEWGTENFEEISPAVIPQATKIFVNGTWVGIHRDPDMLVRTLRRLRRRVDVNTEVGVVRDIRLKELRIYTDYGRCSRPLFIVEKQRLMIKKKDIQTLQQRESPDEGGWHDLVAKGYIEYIDTEEEETTMISMTINDLVQARLNPGDAYSDTYTHCEIHPSLILGVCASIIPFPDHNQSPRNTYQSAMGKQAMGIYVTNYQFRMDTLAYVLYYPQKPLVTTRAMEHLHFRQLPAGINAIVAISCYSGYNQEDSVIMNQSSIDRGFFRSLFFRSYRDEEKKMGTLVKEDFGRPDRASTMGMRHGSYDKLDDDGLAPPGTRVSGEDVIIGKTTPISQDDAQGQASRYTRKDHSTSLRHSETGMVDQVLLTTNADGLRFVKVRVRSVRIPQIGDKFSSRHGQKGTVGMTYTQEDMPWTVEGITPDIIVNPHAIPSRMTIGQLIECIMGKVAAHMGKEGDATPFTDVTVDNISKALHKCGYQMRGFETMYNGHTGRRLSAMIFLGPTYYQRLKHMVDDKIHSRGRGPVQILTRQPAEGRSRDGGLRFGEMERDCMIAHGAAHFLKERLFDQSDAYRVHVCERCGLIAIANLKKNSFECRGCKNKTDIVQVHIPYACKLLFQELMAMAIAPRMLTKDVKLAKDQKKKGA, encoded by the exons ACTATCTACAAAATCAATTTTGGTCAGATTTATTTGAGTAAGCCAATGATGACAGAGTCAGATGGTGAAACTGCTACCTTATTTCCAAAGGCTGCGAGGTTGAGGAATCTGACATATTCTGCTCCTTTGTACGTTGATGTCACGAAAAGAGTCATTAAGAAAGGGCATGATGGTGAAGAGGTTACTGAAACTCAGGACTTCACAAAAGTCTTCATTGGAAAG GTTCCTATAATGCTGCGTTCAAGTTACTGCACATTATATCAAAATTCTGAGAAAGATCTAACAGAGCTTGGAGAATGTCCATTAGATCAAGGCGGTTATTTCATTATAAATGGAAGTGAAAAGGTCTTAATTGCTCAGGAGAAGATGAGCACGAACCACGTGTACGTCTTTAAGAAGAGGCAACCTAACAAATATGCCTTCGTTGCGGAAGTCAGGTCAATGGCAGACACTCAAAATCGCCCACCAAGTACTATGTTCGTGAGGATGCTCTCAAGGACTAGTGCAAAAGGG GGTTCCTCGGGCCAATACATTCGGGCAACACTTCCGTATATCCGTACAGAGATTCCTATTATTATCGTGTTTCGAGCTCTAGGTTTTGTTGCTGATAAGGATATATTGGAACATATTTGTTATGATTTCAATGATACTCAAATGATGGAGTTGTTACGTCCGTCGTTGGAAGAAGCTTTTGTTATTCAAAACCAACAG GTTGCTCTCGACTACATCGGAAAAAGAGGGGCTACAGTTGGTGTTACAAGGGAAAAGAGGATTAA GTACGCCAAAGAGATTCTTCAGAAAGAAATGCTTCCTCATGTTGGGGTTGGAGAGTATTGTGAAACAAAGAAGGCTTATTATTTTGG GTATATCATCCACCGGCTTCTGTTATGTGCGCTTGGCCGCAGGGCTGAGGATGATAGGGATCATTACGGAAATAAGAGACTGGATCTTGCCGGTCCTTTGCTTGGTGGGCTGTTTCGGATG CTCTTTAGAAAGTTGACAAGGGATGTTAGAGGCTATGTGCAAAAG TGTGTTGACAATGGAAAAGATGTAAATCTCCAATTTGCAATCAAAGCTAAGACCATTACTAGTGGGCTGAAATACTCTCTTGCTACTGGAAACTGGGGGCAAGCTAATGCAGCTGGTACAAGAGCTGGTGTTTCGCAG GTGCTGAATCGTCTGACTTATGCCTCTACTTTGTCTCACTTGCGACGGTTGAATTCCCCTATTGGACGAGAAG GGAAACTGGCCAAACCAAGGCAATTGCATAATTCACAATGGGGAATGATGTGTCCTGCAGAAACACCAGAGGGTCAA GCATGTGGGCTGGTGAAGAATCTAGCTTTAATGGTTTATATAACAGTTGGTTCAGCGGCATATCCAATTTTGGAGTTCTTGGAAGAGTGGGGTACTGAGAACTTTGAG GAAATTTCTCCTGCTGTTATTCCACAGGCTACAAAGATCTTTGTCAATGGTACCTGGGTGGGAATTCATCGTGATCCTGACATGTTGGTGAGAACATTGAGACGACTCAGGAGGCGG GTTGACGTCAATACTGAAGTTGGGGTGGTCCGTGATATCCGTTTGAAAGAACTTCGAATTTATACCGACTATGGCAGGTGCAGTCGTCCATTGTTTATTGTGGAAAAGCAAAGGCTGATGATCAAGAAGAAGGATATTCAGACACTGCAACAACGG GAATCACCTGACGAGGGTGGCTGGCACGACCTCGTGGCTAAGGGATACATCGAGTATATTGACACTGAAGAGGAAGAAACAACGATGATTAGCATGACTATAAAT GATCTTGTGCAAGCGCGCCTTAATCCTGGCGACGCTTATTCTGATACCTATACTCATTGCGAAATTCACCCATCACTAATATTGGGTGTCTGTGCGTCAATTATTCCGTTTCCTGATCATAATCAG TCTCCCCGTAATACTTATCAGTCAGCTATGGGTAAGCAAGCCATGGGAATTTATGTCACCAACTACCAATTTCGGATG GACACGTTGGCCTATGTGCTTTATTATCCTCAGAAGCCTCTTGTCACAACACGAGCCATGGAACACTTGCATTTTAGGCAACTACCTGCGGGGATCAATGCAATTGTCGCCATCTCCTGCTATTCTGGATACAATCAAGAGGATTCTGTCATTATGAACCAGTCATCTATTGATCGTGGATTTTTCCGATCTCTATTTTTCCGTTCGTACAGGGATGAGGAGAAAAAGATGGGGACATTGGTCAAGGAGGATTTTGGACGTCCTGATAGAGCATCTACTATGGGTATGCGCCATGGTTCGTACGATAAGTTGGATGACGATGGTCTTGCCCCTCCAGGAACTAGAGTTTCTGGTGAGGATGTTATCATTGGGAAGACCACTCCCATTTCTCAGGATGATGCACAAGGGCAAGCCTCTCGCTATACGAGGAAAGATCACAGTACTAGTCTCCGCCATAGTGAAACTGGAATGGTGGATCAGGTTCTATTAACAACGAATGCTGACGGGCTCAGATTTGTTAAAGTGAGGGTCAGATCAGTCCGTATTCCTCAAATTGGTGACAAGTTTAGCAGTAGACATGGTCAGAAGGGAACAGTTGGTATGACATATACACAAGAAGATATGCCATGGACCGTGGAAGGCATTACTCCTGATATTATTGTAAATCCTCATGCTATTCCTTCTCGAATGACTATTGGTCAGCTGATTGAATGTATTATGGGGAAGGTTGCCGCACACATGGGAAAAGAAGGTGATGCCACTCCCTTTACGGATGTTACTGTGGATAACATCAGTAAAGCTCTGCATAAATGTGGTTACCAGATGCGTGGTTTTGAGACCATGTACAATGGTCATACTGGGCGGCGGCTTAGTGCAATGATATTCCTTGGTCCCACATACTACCAGCGGCTGAAGCATATGGTTGATGACAAGATTCATTCTAGAGGCAGAGGCCCTGTGCAAATCCTCACAAGGCAGCCTGCGGAAGGTCGGTCACGTGATGGTGGTCTTCGTTTTGGAGAGATGGAGCGAGATTGTATGATTGCTCATGGTGCTGCTCATTTTCTCAAGGAGCGGTTATTTGACCAAAGCGATGCGTACAGAGTTCACGTTTGTGAGCGCTGTGGGCTGATAGCCATTGCCAACCTCAAGAAGAATTCTTTTGAATGCAGAGGTTGCAAGAACAAAACTGATATCGTCCAG GTTCACATTCCCTATGCATGCAAACTGCTTTTCCAGGAGCTAATGGCTATGGCTATAGCTCCAAGAATGCTTACAAAGGATGTCAAGCTAGCCAAAGATCAAAAGAAGAAAGGAGCTTGA
- the LOC101248737 gene encoding uncharacterized protein isoform X4 encodes MGSKEHKSEDDEDGPPPGWNTVISQKKSPSSPPTLEAVICDIEMEKKEEIIKNEDNGPPPIWQLTPKLPALQTSTPPSWTQGASLEDIEMEKKEEAVEDEDNGPPPGWQLTPQLLPLQTSTPPSGIQGAPLADVEMASNQDCDVEKEGHPLGSPTPPLQSSSPVASSEMDMGRKQEGTKNEEERPPSEKQPMSHLVQMKPIVPQASSHAATVSSELGQMVCGGCQQLLSYSQGAKLVKCSCCQTVNLVLEAHEVGQVKCGGCAVLLMYPYGAPSVRCSSCRHMTKIWAHNRRPPQSVQQPRRRHPSYQVH; translated from the exons ATGGGGAGCAAAGAACACAAATCGGAAGATGATGAAGATGGTCCGCCACCTGGGTGGAACACTGTAATCTCACAGAAAAAATCGCCATCTTCACCGCCAACCCTAGAAGCAGTTATTTGTG ATATAGAAAtggagaagaaagaagaaatcattaaaaatgaAGATAATGGTCCACCGCCGATATGGCAGTTGACCCCTAAACTGCCAGCGCTACAAACATCTACACCACCATCATGGACACAAGGAGCTTCTCTTGAAG ATATAGAAATGGAGAAGAAAGAGGAAGCCGTTGAAGATGAAGATAATGGTCCACCGCCAGGATGGCAATTGACCCCTCAACTACTGCCTCTACAGACATCTACACCACCATCAGGGATACAAGGAGCGCCTCTTGCTG ACGTTGAAATGGCGAGCAACCAGGACTGTGATGTTGAAAAGGAAGGACATCCACTGGGATCGCCTACACCACCACTGCAGTCGTCATCACCGGTTGCTTCTTCTG AAATGGATATGGGTCGCAAACAAGAAGGCACAAAGAATGAGGAGGAAAGGCCCCCAAGTGAAAAGCAACCAATGTCGCATTTAGTACAGATGAAACCTATAGTACCTCAAGCCTCATCACATGCTGCAACAGTTTCTTCCG AACTGGGTCAGATGGTATGTGGTGGTTGCCAACAGTTACTTTCTTATTCACAAGGGGCTAAATTGGTGAAGTGTTCATGCTGCCAGACCGTCAATCTTGTGCTAGAAG CTCATGAGGTTGGACAAGTTAAGTGTGGGGGTTGTGCAGTGCTGCTCATGTATCCGTATGGGGCGCCATCAGTTAGATGTTCATCTTGTCGTCACATGACAAAAATTTGG GCCCACAACAGACGACCTCCTCAGTCAGTGCAACAGCCTCGAAGAAGACATCCTTCCTACCAAGTTCATTAG
- the LOC101248737 gene encoding uncharacterized protein isoform X1, with the protein MEEKLSHIENQQLDDDEEEDEGPPPGFDSLAVPSQNTNVVIDEDDDEGPPPGWPSIPQQHNLQTTDVEMGSKEHKSEDDEDGPPPGWNTVISQKKSPSSPPTLEAVICDIEMEKKEEIIKNEDNGPPPIWQLTPKLPALQTSTPPSWTQGASLEDIEMEKKEEAVEDEDNGPPPGWQLTPQLLPLQTSTPPSGIQGAPLAAFVDVEMASNQDCDVEKEGHPLGSPTPPLQSSSPVASSEMDMGRKQEGTKNEEERPPSEKQPMSHLVQMKPIVPQASSHAATVSSELGQMVCGGCQQLLSYSQGAKLVKCSCCQTVNLVLEAHEVGQVKCGGCAVLLMYPYGAPSVRCSSCRHMTKIWAHNRRPPQSVQQPRRRHPSYQVH; encoded by the exons atggaagaaaagtTGAGCCACATCGAAAATCAGCAAttagatgatgatgaagaagaagatgagggTCCACCGCCTGGTTTCGACTCTTTAGCTGTACCATCGCAAAACACCAATGTCGTCatagatgaagatgatgatgaaggACCACCTCCAGGTTGGCCATCAATTCCTCAGCAACACAACCTCCAG ACTACTGATGTAGAGATGGGGAGCAAAGAACACAAATCGGAAGATGATGAAGATGGTCCGCCACCTGGGTGGAACACTGTAATCTCACAGAAAAAATCGCCATCTTCACCGCCAACCCTAGAAGCAGTTATTTGTG ATATAGAAAtggagaagaaagaagaaatcattaaaaatgaAGATAATGGTCCACCGCCGATATGGCAGTTGACCCCTAAACTGCCAGCGCTACAAACATCTACACCACCATCATGGACACAAGGAGCTTCTCTTGAAG ATATAGAAATGGAGAAGAAAGAGGAAGCCGTTGAAGATGAAGATAATGGTCCACCGCCAGGATGGCAATTGACCCCTCAACTACTGCCTCTACAGACATCTACACCACCATCAGGGATACAAGGAGCGCCTCTTGCTG CTTTTGTAGACGTTGAAATGGCGAGCAACCAGGACTGTGATGTTGAAAAGGAAGGACATCCACTGGGATCGCCTACACCACCACTGCAGTCGTCATCACCGGTTGCTTCTTCTG AAATGGATATGGGTCGCAAACAAGAAGGCACAAAGAATGAGGAGGAAAGGCCCCCAAGTGAAAAGCAACCAATGTCGCATTTAGTACAGATGAAACCTATAGTACCTCAAGCCTCATCACATGCTGCAACAGTTTCTTCCG AACTGGGTCAGATGGTATGTGGTGGTTGCCAACAGTTACTTTCTTATTCACAAGGGGCTAAATTGGTGAAGTGTTCATGCTGCCAGACCGTCAATCTTGTGCTAGAAG CTCATGAGGTTGGACAAGTTAAGTGTGGGGGTTGTGCAGTGCTGCTCATGTATCCGTATGGGGCGCCATCAGTTAGATGTTCATCTTGTCGTCACATGACAAAAATTTGG GCCCACAACAGACGACCTCCTCAGTCAGTGCAACAGCCTCGAAGAAGACATCCTTCCTACCAAGTTCATTAG